The stretch of DNA ATCAGACAACATGAGGCCATTCTTGGCAAGTAGGGAATCTGGATTAAAATCACATTTAATAAAGCAGGTTTACTTAGTGAACTGCACATAGCAATGTCTCTCCATTGACTATACACAAATGTCAAGGCATGGACATTAAACAAATTTATTATATATCCTATATAGACAAACCCCACTAGCATTAATAGCTGTTTTTCTGCTCTCAAAATGGGCCCTAACAGTGGGTGTGTGCGTGGGAGGGGGCATCTAACGGTAAGAAAAATGGTCCATGCGGCAAGCCATACATATGATTATGAGGGTTGACTACTTCACTCTCGCTCTAGGATCAGATCTGATAGCCAAGAATGGCCTGGAGCTGGTATGTAGCCTCCCAACAGAAGACAAATCGTGCAAGCATCCTTTCAATTATTTTGGATGCATATTgtcaaagtactccctctgtaaactaatataagagcgtttagatcactactttagtattctaaacgctcttatattactttacggagggagtatattgtaccacCTCTCCCCATCAGCTTAGGCTTTTGGGTGAGTTGGTCGGTACATGTAACTTAAGTCATATACCATTACCCAGGATTATTATATGATTCTTGGTGTAAAGGAAAACAAGTCTTTTTATTTATGCATATTAGCAAAACGCTATGATCACACAGCACGAGGTCATCAACTAACTTGCAAACAGTAAATTTGGATTAAAAATTGATCAATGTTATGATTGATCAAGCAGATTTACTTAGCAAACTGGACATGGCATTGTCCATTGACTATATGTGTATAGAAAGTCAGGccactaaataaataaataaaggaaacAAGGTTCACTGTGTGAGCCAAGCCACACAATTGCAAACGTAATACTTACATTTGAAGTCGAGGAGACACGCCTGCGCTTCTGATTAGCTTCATCTTGCCCATCATTAATTGTTTGGATCTCATCATCTTTCTCCATGACCAAGGATTGCATTTCCCGTAGCTTCTTTTCAGCAGCAACAACTTCTGCTCGCAATCTGTCAATCTCATCATCCTTCTTTTGGGCCGCCGCCTTAAGATCATCCACGCTCTGCTGAAGCTTTTGAGCTATCTGTAGCTTCTTTTCGGCAGCAACAGCTTCTGCTCGCAATCTGCTAATCTCATCGTCCTTCTTTTGGGCCGACACTTTAAGATCATCTACACTCCGCTGAAGCTTTTGAGCTGCTTCAGTAGTTTGTGCTGCCTCCCCGTTCTTGTTCCTAAGAAGCACACCATAGGCTTTTCGCATTACAACCAACTGGTTACGTGCACGTTCCTTTTCTGAGAGTAATGTAGAAACTTCCATGTCCTTCTGTGAGCTCAGAGTCTCGTAAGCTCGCTTTAGTTTTCTTAGCTCCGTGCTTAAATCACTTGCAACGCATGCCTGATCCACAGTGTTCTGACTGAGTCTTGCCTTTGGTTACACAAAACAACTATCGTGTTAATCAACGAGATGTGCAAGCTTGGCTGCATGTTTTGAGTTATGCAGCTCAGGGGGGTAAGTACCTTAGAGTTGGGGGTTTCTGCACAAATTCTGGAATCCTCCATGTCGACATCTCTGAGTTCTAAATTGAACGCAGAAGGCAATGGCGATCAGTAGCAACACAAATTGGTGCTCCACTGGAAAATCAATCTTCATTTaacaaaataaaaaggaaaaaaatggtaTTCAGTTCATCTAAGTCAACAGTTTCTCTTGGGCGCTGCCAACAAAAATCAACAATTCGGCGCCGCATAAACAGGCAGAAACTGGAGAAAAGGGAAGAAAATCCCTAAGAAATCTAGTGATGTAAGCGACAAGTGGGGAAATGTGCAAGATTTCCACCTCCTGAAATATGCTGACATGAACAACAGGGATTAAAACAAGAAGCGAAGGTTTCTCACCGGCGAGCTTCTGGTTGGCACCCAGAATCAGATCCACGTAGGCCGCCTCCCACCTCATCCTCCTGTCCGCATCCGCCTTCCTTCCGCAACAACACCAGCTAGCATCAGGAGAGATCGAAACCCAGAGAGGAATGGGGGAGGGAGACAGCAATTATCGATTGAATCACCTGGCGCACTTCCTGCAGCTTCTTGGTAGCGTCGTCGGCTTCTGCTCGCAATCTCTCGATCTCGGCGTCCTTCTCCCGCGCCGCCGCTTGCAGCTCCTCCACGCTCCGCTGGAGCCTCCGCGCCGCCTCCCAGGACTCGCGCTGGACCTTGCTGGCTGCCTCCAGGCGCGCGCGGTCGGCGGCGAGAGCCTCAGCCTGCGCCTGGACCTGGGCTGCCACTCGgcgctcccgccgccgccgtcaccgtcgCCATCGGCCATGAGTGAGGGTGAAGATGACGGGCCGCAGCTGCCATTCAGTTTCAGGACCGCAGAAGAAGAATGCTTCCTTGGTGGGCTTTAACATTCCTTCCAGCCCACCAAATCAGCTCCAGATGCTGTGTTTGTTGAAAAAACTGTAAAAAGAGCACAGTGAAAATATATATAttttgaattgtttggattgctAATGCTATACTATGTAGTTATATTTTTTGAGGGAAGCCCTGTTATTTTCACTTACAAGtccaattttttttatttcaatGCACTATTTTCTATGACGCCATGAGTTTACAAACTGGATGCTGGCATTTTAGAGGGCTTTTACAATATCCGTAGATCATCCAACTATCATCTTTTGTAGTTTCTCTCTTTCGTTAGTAATATTTTATAACAAATTTTCAACTACCATGTGTAATTCCCTCAAAAAAAATACTACCATTCGTAACGATTATATTTCTAACAGCGACCCTAGCGGTTGGACTCATGGCCCCGTTGTCCAGCGGGCTATCATCCAAGTTTGGACAATGTCAAGAGGATTTTAGAGAAGGGGGAAACACTTATAGCATACGTCTGATAAGAATCCAATGTCAGATCAGTCACGCACGGTCCATGCCACATTACATTCGATGGCCGAGATGTACCCAATATAAACCCATTTTGACATAGCGGCCTACGCATAATTCCATAATTCCTCATTGTTTTCTGTTCCCCGAAATACCATACCATTGTGCCCTCGTCATTTAAAATACATGTTTTTGAACATTTTCCCAattacatgttaaacattttaataAAATTCTAAACATTTGTTTTAATGATAAAAAAGGTTTATTTAACTATGTAAATATATTTTTTACATTGCATAAACATTTTTTAATACTCATGAAAAATAATTAAGTGTAACATACATTTCCTTTGAATGGTAtgaaacattttttttgaatttcttttaATTGTATAAACATTATTACAAAGATTCGCATACATTTTATAAAatgcatgaatatttttaaaacttGGAAACTTTTTAATGGTTTTGACATCTTTGAGAATTACGCTCAAATCATTTTACACCACGTAAACATTTACACCAGTTAAGAAAAATAACTAAATTATTTCTCAGAATATATGTATTTATAATGTCtaaaaataaagaaaaacaaaagaaactgATGAACTGACGCTACTCGGCCGGGTCCACTTAGCATGCCTAAAAAAAGGCATACCTTGTCTCGCTACAAGGAAGACAAAGATGCGCTCAATCTTTCGTACCAACCCGGAGGTGGAGATGGTGTGAAGCCAACTTATACGATGGAATATCACTACTACACTTCGTGGTTGGTATGAGGAGAGGAAGAGAACACAAGTCATTTTCTTAAAAAAAAATGGTCGACACAACAGGCCCTTTCTTGATCAAAGTGTGGCAAGAACCCGTGTTACCTTGTAACGCAGGATCATATTTTTACAAAAGTGTTGAGGATCAACAATTATGTCATTTTTCTACATACGTAGTGCAACATACATAATTGTTGCAAATGCATTTGATTTGTTTCAGTAATCCTTCTCTTTTTTTGTATAGAAAAGATGAATCATGCATTGTGGAATGCTCTCTTTTTACTAAGGATGGAATAATCCCAAAAGGACATGGTTCTCTGAGAGAGTTGCTACGACCACAACCTCGTCTGTCGTGCTCGACTTTTACTGGAGAGCACAAACTAGAGTCAGGAAGCACATGAACAAACTGAATTTGCTGACACACCCCACATCTGTAGTCGTTGAAACACATGAACGGCTAGAGTTGAGAACAATGATCACCTCGACCAACATCAGTGGATGAACCATCCTAACTAACAAAAAGAAATATTGGTAAATCATCCATCCCTTGGCCGAGTTTACTGTTGACACTTGGAGTGTAATAAGGTGCCGCCATGCATGCCACTCTGGCACCATCATGGCCATCATCAGCCTTGGCCGCCTCTACCTCTACCTCTCCGGATTTCTGCGAGATTTGCCTTGGCCGCCTCAGCTCATCAGTAACAAACTTGTGTAACTCCTTCGCATCTTGCTGACAACGCGCGCTTGCTCCCGTGGAGGTCTCGACTCATTCTCCTCGTCCGCATTGTGTAGGCCATCGCCAAGCTCATGGGCACCTTATTCTTCCCAATAACCGCCAAGCACCCTAATAATTTGTTTGGCGAGTGGTTGACCCCTGCACCCATCACCCTTGATTTTAGCACTCGTTGTTGCCTTCATGTTGATGTTTTGCCACCGGTTTTGAGAGAGCTGGAATTTTATTCACGCTTGATTGGGAGGATTGGGATGGGCTTTGGGAAGTTTAGGGTTGTACCTATCTTTTGTGATGGAGGTAGAGTTTTTTTGGTTTGTCTCAAAATAATTTTTTGGGGGCTTAAAGTGTTCTGGGAATGAGCTAGATGGCTATAATTCCCAAAAGCAGGAGTTTTTTTTTGCAACTAAAGAAATTTTTGGATGGATTACAGATGCTCAAAGCTGCAATATATGAACCGTACCTTAGAGCATATCTGAGCTGCAACAGTGTTTGTCCGACTGCCCAAGTGGTGGCTTGGGGGGGCCTCTAGAGTGATCTGCGCTAGTGGCTTGGTTGCAGGGGTGGGTGTGTCGTGCTGCTTCCTTCTGGAGAAGGTCGGGCCGTGGGAGCGTTCCTGTTACTAGTTGTCGTTATTCCTACTGTGTGCCACTACTATTTTAGAGCTCAGCCTTCCATGCCGTCAACGACATTGGGGAGATTC from Triticum dicoccoides isolate Atlit2015 ecotype Zavitan chromosome 6A, WEW_v2.0, whole genome shotgun sequence encodes:
- the LOC119314251 gene encoding uncharacterized protein LOC119314251; this encodes MADGDGDGGGGSAEWQPRSRRRLRLSPPTARAWRQPARSSASPGRRRGGSSGAWRSCKRRRGRRTPRSRDCEQKPTTLPRSCRKCARKADADRRMRWEAAYVDLILGANQKLAELRDVDMEDSRICAETPNSKARLSQNTVDQACVASDLSTELRKLKRAYETLSSQKDMEVSTLLSEKERARNQLVVMRKAYGVLLRNKNGEAAQTTEAAQKLQRSVDDLKVSAQKKDDEISRLRAEAVAAEKKLQIAQKLQQSVDDLKAAAQKKDDEIDRLRAEVVAAEKKLREMQSLVMEKDDEIQTINDGQDEANQKRRRVSSTSNDDEQSESVEDDDVQNGSDEDGDEQSESDDDGDEQSRSDDNCDEQSRSGDDGQSRSNNQVQNPLWRPKRSINPLRKSHGNNKFIICQSIPRKHYLTRMAPKPLRSRKLRIVNGQRCLEGTGHWGNYVRLVNDSLADQPVKHKEFVNFLRFFRICRIRSAASYMEKALEGHPQLIRQFNRFLPNNCQIKVKEEGASAPMSSRENISAVAGLVKLKEGGSPRVQSS